TTGAATAGGTTCCTGAAATAGAAGCATACGATAAAGAAtagagcgcgcgcgcgcacacacacaaaatctaacCTTAACCTCTGTAAGCAAATAAAAGTACCAATTTGGGCTCTTTTTTCttagtttatttttcattcattcatcttctaccgcttatccgaacttctcgggtcacggggagcctgtgcctatctcaggcgtcatcgggcatcgaggcaggatacttagtttatttttatcttttttaaataatattaatgttcatGAAGATCTAAAAACATGGATGTGCAGAATGACTTCTCTCCAGAGACGTTAAGTCTATATCTAGTAAAGGAGAGAGATCCTACTAGAGTCCCTTTAAATTCCTATCCTTCATTTCTATAAGGAAAAATCATTATTAATCCAGTCCTGAATTGTGGCTTCAGTGTAGTCCGTCTGATTGGCTAAGCGCGCTCCCTATTCTTACCTGTGCTCGTTCCCGCTGTAGAAAGTAGCTCGAGGGCGCCTTGGACTCTAGAtccagagatacagacagaaagcGAGCCTGGCTGCTCTTATACCCTGCGCTCCTCCGTGCTCCCCGCCTCCAGCTGTCAGGAATGTGCGCGCATCCCGCAGGAATCCCCGCGTCCATATTTGGGGTCTTTGAGGGGGCCGCGGGCTCGGAACAGCCGTCGCGGTGCGTAAAGGCGCGCGCGTCAGGCCATATAAGGCGCTCCGGAGAACGTataccaagtgtgtgtgtgtgagtgagctgGCCTGTAGCCGTGTATGGACGAGTCGGGGGACTGGTGTGTCATGTTTAGGAAGTGTCCATGACCTGATCAATGGACTCCAACTTTGGTTAAGGACAAGGGACTGGATCAGATGGCAGCTCTGGACATTACACCTTAAATGTCTTTGATCCAAACACTGGACATGAGTAGTGATATTTCTAGACAAAAGCCAATGTATATACGCttacaatgaaattaaataaagactaAAACATTCAGAGACGTGTTTTATACGTGATTCTTCCCTGTGGCATGGattgttttcctataacagcacgtcctgaaatgctttattccttttacaccaCGTTAGAagacctcagaaaaaaaaaaaaattccatgaaAACGGCAATGTGATTATTGTTAGCCGTTGTGCAATCTGGACCTGGGAAGgagctgttaccatagcaacgataaattacaaaaaattaatcaaccccttctgaccaatcacaatctaGAATTCAACAGCGCTGCGTTACAAACGATTTCAGTTAGAAGACGTGCGTAAAGATTTGGGCACAAATTCAGTAATAACGCAGGCAGAGACGACGTCTGGTGGAAGCCTGGACATTCACACACGCCTTGCTGTTGAGTTAAAGACACAAACAGTTTCTCTTCCTTCAAAGAGAAAATCTAGTCTGACTACATTTAAGTATTTTCCTGTTATTCCCTATTGAATCTGTTGACAGATGCTAAATGTTTCACTCTATTCATCAGTCACATGCTGTATGATGTTGGAGTTTAATAGTTtagttttctcttttctctcggtgttaaaaaaggttaaatgtttttattttaaactttagttGCACATTAAGAATCAGCAGGAATCACCCTGTTATTTGTAGCCCTTAAAGAATGTGTTTTCAGACTTATGTCCAATTAACCTCTATTAAAACATCCAGTAATTTCCTTTCAAAATTAATtccattctcacacacacagacacacacagacacacacacacacacacacacacacacacacagacacacacacactcagatcaGCAGTGAGCAGCCAATAAGATGTGAGTAAACAAGCCTCTATATCCCCTTGCAGGGGGTTGTGGGAATTCACGAGTTATCATCTTATCGGCTGTGCAGaaattccacctgtttaatcagctgcGCTGTCTAATGTCTTACTGCTTGGTGAGATTGCAGAGTAGATCGGACCTCCCCCTGTGACAGAGGACTACAGCCCCATATAGGGTGAGCGCAGTCACTCCGAGCTCTGCGTATCATACAGGTGCCCAATTTAAACCCTCCTGCACTATTTATAGGGAGGGACAGAGACactggggggtggggtgtgaaAACAACTGCTGTCCTTTACCTACTAAGAAGAGATCAGctgctgccacacacacacacacacacacacacacacacacacacacacacacacacacacacacacacacacacacacacagggggatgAGTAAGCAGAGGGGAGGGGTACAGAGCAGGAAACTTTACATAGGTGTGATGTTTCTGGTGTTCACAAGTATGAGTGAGGAAATGTAGTGCATTAAAAAGCTTTTAATTAGCAGCCGCACtgctacagacagacacagacacacgcacagacgcacacacagatacacacacacacacacacacacacacgcacacacgcacacacacgcgcgcacgacagtgttgtataaagtactagaaagcaatatttgagtaaaagtacaagtatcgcactagaaaaagactttggtagaagtgaaagtcaccttttagaatattactcaagtaaaagtcttaaagtatctgatatttactgtacttaagtgtcaaaagtcattttctgatatttaatgtacttaagtatttgaagtaaaagtaaaaagtacaatttcagtgattttcggtaggcataagaggcgctttatccggtaggaagaatatTTCATTCCAacgtacagaaacatttcttgcaaatacggccacaggtgtataacgttatcttcttcaccctgttcaccactatcgtcggggtggtcgtctacgactGGGGTGGTCGTCTACATGGGCGGCCAACCCGAGGCTCCCGAGCCGCATGctgctctttgcccggtttcatgcggctcttacgttcgtACCGaagtttgtatgtgtgtctttttaaggaaaaatcatttgagtaaacaatttgtgtcaagttcgctctcaaaatgtcagggaaaaaggtgatgatcatgtgtgcccatgtgtatgatgcggctctttgcggtaacaaagtaaaaattgtggctcttggtctctgaccggTTGGTGCTTCCATGGCCTTTTTAGTTGTGCTTAggcctccttttggcaacataacgctgaaatagagcgtgcggagctgcgtaacgcaatctaggagcagtgattcgccaaacctcccttattacagtcgcacacatgggcgtaaatttcatttaacagtagggaggacaataaatataaaatttctcacaagcaatttttgaaggggaggacacaaataatacagtcaaattgtacttataaagacatgtccccacagtgaaaaacttagcttttatcattattattgtagcatggagaccttgtcattatggttattttcaaagtttttctcaggttcaaattttccttttctccgtcATTTTATCTAGCCTACATGtatgacactgcaaggcaagtttatttatactgtagcacatttcatacacaatagtaattcaaagtgctttacataaagaaagtaaaactatcaaaaaaaataaataaaaacaaataattaaaaaaggtttaaaattttatttaaaattaattaagacacttaaaaagaaattgattatacaaaaaatacagtgaggtcagttcggacgtagcacagtgatcatttagtaaatgcacagctaaacaatacgctaattgtggccgttaatgttaagttaacattatacCAAGGCGTCCTAAATAAAACagtgcatgggaaacggctttggcgtgttagttacagtgcactgtgtaacaagcaagtaaacaagctaacgttaactagataagtcatattttaatcgctaatatgtcagattcatggaaaattacatcggtaatcagcatttttgccgcaactaatttatgaatgaatctgcatcaactacagtaaagagaatcgctttatttaaagtgaataaaatcccctacttaatgtagtctaacattaactgagccgcagccacacacctgactcgtgtgtagagtaggtgagatgtactgggaaaggaggcagtgggtcaaaccactgtgaggaaggggaggggggactcaattgtttctaaatgcattttctgcggtgtttttgtttctacttacacaattatataggtatacatatatatttttcacaatagagagtgcgatgttttttaaataatttctttggAGGGGACAACCctcggatggggggggggggtatggggacatgtccccccgggatttacggcCATGGAActtgcacacatttcttctgattttattttgtagtaaccagtaacgaagatgtttagtggaaatgtaacggagtaaaagtttacattttatctaagaaatgtagtggagtaaaagttgacaaatttaaatagcgaagtaaagtacagatacgtgaaatttttacttaagtacagtaacgaagtatttgtactccgttacattacaacactgcacacagacgcacgcagagacacacacgcacgcagagacacacacgcacgcagacacacacgcacgtagaGACACACGCagggacacacacgcacgcacgcagggacacacacacgcacgcacgcagacacacgcacgcacagacccaTACacgcacgcagagacacacgcatgcacgcacctCACGcaagcagagacacagacagacacacacacacgcctcctCAGAGTATCCACTGATATCCACCTTACAGACTTGGCTTCGAGGcatattaagatttaaatttgtttttcattccaaataaaatgtttaaaaagctgAGCTGCATTTCAGCCGAACATCATTACAGAGACACGCCCCTAATATCCATGGGGTTCGTTTGTTTACGACAGGACTGACTCAGCACACGCCGCCTCCTGAACACCACAGAGAACAAAGCAGCGTGATACACAAAGACATTATTtattccaaacaaacaaaaacaaaccctcACATGGAGAGAACATCATCTACAGTGTTAAGGAGCGGAGAATTAAAAAGtgtagaggagagaagagaagagaagagaagagaagagaagagaagagaagagaagagaagagaagagaagagaagagaagagaagagaagaggacagAAGCTTCAGGTCAGATCTGGGACTGGATGAAGTGCTCGTAGTTTGCTCTCAGTAAGAACTCAAAGAAGGGTTTGGATTTCAGAACTTTTAACTCGTCCACCTGCAGCAGCTCCTTCACCTCGGGCAGATACTCCTGCAGAGAAACACCTGgaaacgtgcacacacacacacacacacacacacacgcacacacacagacacacactttacttcactgcatttttattttaaatctccTGTCTATAAGTTTGATGGAAACCTAGATGTTACCTTCATGAATGAGTTTCTGGAGAATCTTAACAAAGATGCTGTCCCTAGCTGCCTCCAGGGGATCATCACTGACATCTGAGTCTGACCAACTGGAATTCATACagtaatcattattatttatacacacacacacacacacacacacacacacacacacacacacacacacacacacacacacacacaaacagagaaatcAATATTAATCAATTACACACagctgaatgagagagagagatataaccAGAGATAGATAAACAGAGCAAGCAAGGGGGGAGGGGAACACAgcaaatgggggggggggacagataGACAGGTATTACTTCTCTTTCCAGTCTTTCTTCAAGGCTTTGCTGAGAATCGCACACTTCAGAGCTTTAATATCCACAGCATCTTCCTACAGACACCACAGAATAGTTTACACTcttgcgcgcgcgcacacacacactcacacacacacacacacacacacacacttaaatgtgTTACCTTGTCGATGTACTCCAGCAGGTCAAGGGCTTTCTTGAAGTCGTACTCATTGGCGCCATGATTTTCATCACATAtgtacagctacacacacacacacacacacacacacacacacacacaaatatgtccATATAAATGCAATGTACACCGTGTTCCACTTGGTGGAGCTGTAGCTGTTCCGTGTCAGGGCTTTTTCTCCTTTAGCTATATATTTAAACAGCCACCAGTTTAGTCTCGTTCTAGTCATCGTGAACATCACTGAGCTCAGGACAAACTGTAACTATACGTGTATTCAAACTGAACTCATTAACTACATCAAGCAATCCACTTTTACCTTTTAGCCCCGCCTTCACACTGTAGGCCACGCCCCCAGCAGAGTCTGGTGCTGACATGGACTGTGTATTGAACTTCAGCAAGTTGACTgaggtgaaaagtgtgtgtgtgcgcacgcatgtgtgcatgtgtgtgtgtgtgtgtgtgtagaaaaatCTGGACACAAAATCTGCTAAACTGGTGCCCACAATTTTCCATTGCACATTTGACAAAATCCAAAGCAGAAAACTTCAGATTAATTAGAGTCAACAGATTGATAGTTCAATTCTCAttcaggattgtgtgtgtgtgtgtgtgtgtgtgtgtttacattaataaGGTCATGGGCACTCAGCAGGGGCATGGTGTCCGGTTTCTGCTGCTTGTCTTCCAGCAACTGTTTGGGAAGAGTCTCCTGATGGAGGAGGAAGCGCTCTTGCTCCAcaatatctacacacacacaccacacacacacacacacaccacacggacacagacagacacacagacagacacacagacagacacacagacagacacacacagacagacagacagacagacagacacacacacacacagagacagacacacacacacagaagaataAAGGTCAAACCAACAAAAGAAAGTAAGGAGACCTCCTGAAGTTGAACAGAGTTTGTGCTCCTGACACCAGTAGAACTTTTGCAGGCGTGTTGGTGAGCGACTGACCGTTGACCTGTTTGCGCTGCAGCGGTTCGGGCATGTCCGAGGCCAGAGCCGCGAGTTTGCTCAGCGCTAACAGGGTTTTCTTCTTGCTGAAGTAGCGCGTCTCCGTGTTGGCCTGGCTGTACAGGGTGTGGTGGGCCtgcaggcagaaaaaaaaacacacgggCTTAGATTTATACAGCTGAACCTTTGCTATAGAAACCGTAAGGTATTAGAACGAGTGTTAATCTAAACCTGCGAGTCTGATCGCTCGGATTCAGAAACATCAGTGCacagagtgtgcgtgtgtgtgtgtgtgcgcgtgtcgtACACTCTGGAAGTCTTGCACGTGGATGTGGTGCAGCCAACTCAGGTGTTCGTGGGCCTGCAGGAAGCTGGCGAGCTGCTGATGCTGAGCGATGGGCTGAGACAGCAGCTTCCCTCGCTTCCCCTTCTCCATGTACCAGCGGAACAGGAAGTCCGCAAAGTTCTACAGGAAACGCATGCAAGACATCAACTTACACCTTTACAGAAACGTGCGctgaacaaaagacaaaaagcttAATTGCAATAAGGTTTAGTTTCATCATAAAGTACATAAACATGTGAGTActgggaagtcatggcctaatggggaagtcgtggcctaatggttagagagtttgactcctaaccctaaggttgtgggttcgagtctcaggccggcaataccacgactgaggtgcccttgagcaaggcactgaccccccccccaactgctccctgggcgccgcagcataaatggcttcccactgctccgggtgtgtgtgtgtgtgttcagtgctgtgtgtgtgcactttggatgggttaaatgcagagaacaatttctgagtctgggtcaccgtacttagccgtatgtcacatcactactCTAGAACCAGACTCTAGAACCCGGTTTTGTTCTGTTCAGGTCTTTAGGCAAGCAGGGATTTAGAACTAATCTTATACAGGTGACAGGAACAGGGAGGGTTTAAAGGGGTGAGAGCATGTCATAGGGTGTGATGAAGCTAGGGGCAAGATGGGGTGACATGGGGGAGAGGTTGTGACACTGTGGGTATGAAGaggtgtgtgacactgtgaggGGTGTATGGGGGTGTATGAGGGTGTATGAGGGGTGTCCGTGTTACCTGGTCAGCAAATTTAGTCATATAGTGCTGCAGGCGAGTCTGGTTGTCTGTCTGCTCACACATCTGCACCAGGATGTCGAAGTCGCAGTACTTTTCTGCTAGTGCTGCCACCCACTGATACTGACCCAgctccactacacacacacacacacacacacacacacacacacacacacacacacacagtaaatcagAAATACTCAGAGTCACATAAACACTCTTTATACATTAAAAACTTTTGCAACAATACGGCTCATTAACGTGTAAACTGAAATTTAGAGGGAAAATGATTTATTGGCTTTTCACATCTTTTGCTCTACTCACGTAGCGGTGTGAGCATCTCGGAGCGGCGTTGCGTGTACTCCATCTCCAGGGTGTTGTAGCGCTCCTGTTGCCCGGGGCGACGCAGTGAGGTGAGCTGGGTCACGTAGCTGCCGAGGAATGAGTCCAGTAGTGCCACCAGCTGCTCACTAAGAGCATTGCGGAGTCCCGAATCGGCGTGAGGATACACGCCGCGCAGGATCACGTCATGCTGCCGGGCGATGACCGTACGGACTCCGCCCACTCCACCTGAGGCtgcagcacagacagacagacagaaatacaacaaattaactatcatttcatttcactcaCCTCATAGACCGTATGATATTTCAGCATGTTTGTTACTATGGTTACATCCcacttttaaatgtaattaaaggcAACAAGCAATAGCCTGAAAAATCCAGTTAAAACAGGAGCTCACCTGTCCATGGGATGTACTCCGGCTCTGCAACGCTGTTTTCTGCTGCTCTGTACAGGGACCCTTTAGTCTCTCTGTACTGCGCTGCTGCTTGGAGCAtgtcctgacacacacacacacacacacacacacacacacacacacacacacacttaatatcACAGCACTTGAAGACCAAATACAAATCTATTATGCAATTAGTTTGGATTTCCACAAGTTctcaagcaaaacaaaaaaactaatctAAAGGAGCGTGTCCGCCTTAGTCTTCATTCAGACGTGACTGTGacgtcctgtgtgtgtttgagcaggtacgctaagaagaagaagaagaaagagagcacATCGAGGACTAttggacacttcatgcactcaaAACTCGTGGCTTAGGGCCATGAGGGAAAATGGGCGGGGCTACCACGTGCTGACGCTGAGTGAGGAAACATTTtcgcagtgtgtgttgtgttagagTGCGTTGTGTTAGTGTGCGCTGGGTTAGTGTGCGCTGGGTTAGAGTGTGctgggttagtgtgtgttgtgttagaaTGCGTTGTGTTAGTGTGCGCTGGGTTAGTGTGCGCTGGGTTAGTGTGCGCTGGGTTAGTGTGCGCTGTGTTAGAGTGTGCTGGGTTAGAGtgtgctgtgttagtgtgtgctgGGTTAGTGTGTGCTGGGTTAGTGTGCGCTGGGTCAGTGTGCGTTGGGTCAGTGTGCGTTGGGTCAGTGTGCGTTGGGTTAGTGTGCGTTGGGTTAGTGTGCACTGGGTTAGTGTGTGCTGGGTTAGTGTGTGctgggttagtgtgtgttgggttaGTGTGCGCTGGGTTAGTGTGCGctgggttagtgtgtgttgggttaGTGTGCGCTGGGTTAGTGTGTGctgggttagtgtgtgttgggttagtgtgtgttgggttagtgtgtgttgggttaGTGTGGATTACATCATTATGGACGCAGCAGAAGAGTCTGAATCGATGCGTCTCACCTTGATGATGTTGTTGACGTTAAGCACGACTTCAGCAGACTTCACCGAGGTCACAGTGTTCTCCTTCAGACACTTCTCCTCCTCGTCCAGCAGAGACTCGAAGATCGAGGAGATCCCAGACACCTgaaaacgtacacacacacaccacacacacacaaacatacacacacacacacacacacacacacacacacacacaaacacacacacacactcgtatttGGATTCTACCcattttactgaataaaaaaaagataagatacaaaatagtaaataaataaataaaaaaacctggTCACAGACATGctgttacatgtgtgtgtgtccatgctgtgtgtccatgctgtgtgtgtccatgctgtgtgtgtccatgctgtgtgtgtccatgctgtgtgtgtgagacacggTTACCTCTCTGAAGAAGACGTCAGCAGGTGTGAGACTAGACGGCACGCTGGAACCGTTTTTCCTCAGCGTGGCGGTGATGGCCCCGTTCACCAGCTCTGGCTGCTTGCTGTGGTGGTTCTTCAGCGTGACGGCGGCCATCAGTTTCTCCGCATGTTCCCGTAGCAGCAGCCGGGTCGCCATGGGAGATGAGCGCACCGTCGTGGAGGTGAGCCGGTCCAGCAGCCCAGTCTGACAGAAGGACGGAGAGAATCAGCGATTACTCAAAGCTCTCACGCTCGGATCTAACCGACAGTCTGACTGTCTACTGACCTGCAGCAGGAAGTCCATGAAGCAGTGGTGAGCTTTCATTTTGTCCTCCAGCTGGTGCAGCAGAATCAGCGAGGTCAGAGGGAAGCCGGCGTTCTCTAGAAAGAGGGGAACAACCTCGCTGATGCTACGGCGAAACTCTCGGCTTTAGTTTCCAGAATTTTGCTATTAGAACACATTATTAGAAGCTTCTTGTTAGCGGTCAGCGTCGGTCGCTCACCATCAGGCACCGACTCGGCCCAGCGAGGGTCAGACGCGGGATAATCGTCTACCAGGTCCAGGTCGATCTGAGTCACCAGCGCATCCAGCTCCCCTCCTGCCCCGCCCTCTCCGTCATCGGGGAAGAGCTCGTCCGTCATCTTCTGGGCCTCCATTACACGATTACTGCGGGCAAGGAGAGAACCGCTCTCATAGGATGCATCACCAAAGCACTGACAAGTGTGTGtaaattgtgagtgtgtgtgtgtgtgtgtgagtgtgtgtgtgtgtgtgtgtgagagtgagtgtgtgtgtgtgtgtgtgtgagagagagtgagtgtgtgtgtgtgtgtgtgtgtgtgtgtgtgtgtgtgtgtgtgtgtgagagagtgagtgtgtgtgtgtgtgtgtgtgtgagagtgtgtgtgtgtgtgtgtgtgtgagagagagtgagtgtgtgtgtgtgagagtgagtgtgtgtgtgtgtgtgtgtgtgtgtgagagtgagtgtgtgtgtgtgtgtgtgtgtgtgagagagtgagtgtgtgtgtgtgtgtgtgtgtgagtgagagagtgagtgtgtgtgtgtgtgtgagagagtgagtgtgtgtgtgtgtgtgtgtgtgtgtgagagagtgagtgtgtgtgtgtgtgtgtgtgtgtgtgtgtgtgtgagagtgtgtgtgtgtgtgtgagagagtgagtgtgtgtgtgtgtgtgtgtgtgtgtgtgtgtgagagtgagtgtgtgtgtgtgtgagagagtgagtgtgtgtgtgtgtgagagtgagtggtgtgtgtgtgtgtgagagtgagtggtgtgtgtgtgtgtgtgtgtgtgtgtgtgtgagtgtgtgtgtgtgtgtgtgtgtgtgtgtgtgtgtgtgtgtgagtgagtgtgtgtgtgtgtgtgtgtgtgtgagagtgagtgtgtgtgtgtgtgagagagtgagtgtgtgtgtgtgtgagagagtgagtgagtgtgtgtgtgtgtgtgtgtgtgtgtgtgtgagtgagtgtgtgtgtgtgttctgctcaCCGGCAGAACTCCAGGAAGGCTTGTTTCAGCAGCTTTGTTTTGTCCTCTTTTGCCAACGTGTCTGTTTTCGGTGGCGTCGCCAGCGGAGTTCCCTACAGGAAAGGAAGAAGCACGGAAGACCTGGATACAGACTAGAATTCACGGATGATGAGAATCCGACGGATCGGATTGGACATTTTTTTAGGAAGGAACGAGACCAGAAAAGAAGGAATTGACCCAGACTGGTATCGGAACATTAGAGAGGAAATAGCagtctttctatctctctctctccccgtctctccccctctccctctctgtctctccctctctgtttctccctctctctgtctctccctcccccccgctccatctccctctctgtctctcccttccCCCCCCCTCCagctccctctctgtctccctctccctttctctctctctctcaggtttctGGTCTCATtccatccaaaaaaaaacaaaaaacgtccAATCCGATCCAAGTCGGATCCTCATCTGTGAATTCTAGTCTGAATCCAGCTCTTAGCCCTAATGTATAAATGGAATCCAGGACCGATCCCCGATTTCCAGTCAAAAGTCATGTCTAATCCTTGTATACTAGATGGAATGCAGGTCTAATCCTAGTCGGAGATCTAGCATGCTCCTCGTCCTCACATTCCGGTTTAATTCTCCTCCGTTAATTCTGATCGGCTGCTCGTCTTTGTTTCCCGTCGGGATCCGTGTCCAGGTTTAATCCTCCAAATGATATCTCATCTTTACATCACACATAAATTCAGATGCTCACCTCAGGTCCAGGTCCGGCCAGTGAGGTACACAGAGAATCCTCCATGGTCTCTGGCAAGATGGAGGCGCTCTCTCTGGGTACCACGGCAACCAGGCCATTCATCTGGGAGAAGAAAACGGGCAACTTGGCACACACGCCGCCGC
This genomic window from Tachysurus fulvidraco isolate hzauxx_2018 chromosome 18, HZAU_PFXX_2.0, whole genome shotgun sequence contains:
- the nup133 gene encoding nuclear pore complex protein Nup133, producing MFTPRGASGRRQTARSGRKSVNTPSGLLFSPHRASLTPSRATPTRVQSCATVDSDHFDVQTFGSSLPVKVMEALTMAEADDQISVKLEESGWAWMVCGERLIVWKICQTAVAKLSVCKDLQLSPSDYAYSAELISISSSSPLESASMQSVCVLAVSPDGSARFWPSLAHEGTYTETHADLGGHLCNYVTAVRGGSFIVSSYRGQMLRMGMEASGRLYQRPVQQGHGMLSGLGRRVSSLFGLRSPPADTTVHSVLWVPDLGCLYTLSTCGLNKWEVGDMTEVQVLSWNACPSLYDSIADSIWGSESDYAEVKAGVRVSYLDMQLSHTGLVVLAAAWHPADSPCLAYFCLVTLPDTTMPVTDELSVEVTKYNPPFQSEDELHKTRLVLPQVKSPAAYLYNEEIVYTCTTGASRSGLPEEKLTFNTSGDRIRGGGVCAKLPVFFSQMNGLVAVVPRESASILPETMEDSLCTSLAGPGPEGTPLATPPKTDTLAKEDKTKLLKQAFLEFCRNRVMEAQKMTDELFPDDGEGGAGGELDALVTQIDLDLVDDYPASDPRWAESVPDENAGFPLTSLILLHQLEDKMKAHHCFMDFLLQTGLLDRLTSTTVRSSPMATRLLLREHAEKLMAAVTLKNHHSKQPELVNGAITATLRKNGSSVPSSLTPADVFFREVSGISSIFESLLDEEEKCLKENTVTSVKSAEVVLNVNNIIKDMLQAAAQYRETKGSLYRAAENSVAEPEYIPWTASGGVGGVRTVIARQHDVILRGVYPHADSGLRNALSEQLVALLDSFLGSYVTQLTSLRRPGQQERYNTLEMEYTQRRSEMLTPLLELGQYQWVAALAEKYCDFDILVQMCEQTDNQTRLQHYMTKFADQNFADFLFRWYMEKGKRGKLLSQPIAQHQQLASFLQAHEHLSWLHHIHVQDFQSAHHTLYSQANTETRYFSKKKTLLALSKLAALASDMPEPLQRKQVNDIVEQERFLLHQETLPKQLLEDKQQKPDTMPLLSAHDLINLYICDENHGANEYDFKKALDLLEYIDKEDAVDIKALKCAILSKALKKDWKENWSDSDVSDDPLEAARDSIFVKILQKLIHEGVSLQEYLPEVKELLQVDELKVLKSKPFFEFLLRANYEHFIQSQI